One segment of Streptomyces sp. YIM 121038 DNA contains the following:
- a CDS encoding 3-hydroxybutyrate dehydrogenase yields the protein MTSGPHPDSTDRRAAAAAVDLRGRTALVTGGGSGIGRACATALAAAGADTHVVDIDAAAAKAVADAVGGHAHTADLADAEAIAALPTAVDVLVNSAGLQHVAPLTDFPPARFTLIQQVMVTAPFLLLRQTLPHMYARRWGRAVHISSVHGGRASAFKSAYVAAKHGLEGLSKVAAVEGAPYGVTSNCVSPGYVRTPLVEGQIQDQAAAHRVSDDAVVSDVLLARSPMKRLIEPEEVAAAVLWLCGPHSGFVTGTSLPLDGGWTAT from the coding sequence ATGACCAGCGGACCTCACCCCGACTCCACCGACCGCCGGGCCGCGGCGGCGGCCGTGGACCTGCGCGGCCGCACCGCCCTCGTCACCGGCGGCGGCAGCGGCATCGGCCGCGCCTGCGCGACGGCCCTCGCGGCGGCGGGCGCCGACACGCACGTCGTGGACATCGACGCGGCCGCCGCGAAGGCCGTCGCCGACGCCGTCGGCGGCCACGCGCACACCGCGGACCTCGCCGACGCGGAGGCGATCGCGGCGCTGCCCACCGCCGTCGACGTCCTCGTGAACAGCGCCGGGCTCCAGCACGTCGCCCCGCTCACCGACTTCCCGCCCGCGCGGTTCACGCTCATCCAACAGGTCATGGTCACCGCCCCGTTCCTGCTCCTGCGGCAGACCCTGCCGCACATGTACGCGCGGCGCTGGGGCCGGGCCGTCCACATCTCCAGCGTCCACGGCGGGCGCGCGAGCGCCTTCAAGAGCGCCTACGTCGCCGCCAAGCACGGCCTCGAGGGACTCAGCAAGGTCGCCGCCGTCGAGGGCGCCCCGTACGGCGTCACCAGCAACTGCGTCAGCCCCGGCTACGTCCGCACCCCCCTCGTCGAGGGCCAGATCCAGGACCAGGCCGCCGCGCACCGCGTCAGCGACGACGCCGTGGTCAGCGACGTGCTCCTGGCCCGCTCCCCGATGAAGCGGCTCATCGAACCCGAGGAGGTCGCCGCGGCCGTCCTGTGGCTGTGCGGCCCGCACTCCGGCTTCGTCACCGGGACCTCCCTGCCGCTGGACGGCGGCTGGACCGCGACCTGA
- a CDS encoding MFS transporter, translating into MASLPSTPPPRTSLPRVVAASLVGTTIEWYDFFLYGSAAALVFNDLFFPTADPLTGTLLAFITYAIGFLARPLGGVVFGHFGDKVGRKKLLVLSLLLMGGATFAMGLLPTYSAIGVGAPVLLTVLRLVQGFALGGEWGGAILLVSEHGGAAHRGFWAAWPQSGAPGGNLLATGVLALLAAVQSEAAFESWGWRVPFLLSGVLVMVGLWIRISVSESPLFLEARAKAEAAAARGAKEETPVVEVFRTNWRQVLTAIGTRFGENISYYVLTSFVLVYVTKHLDLPKSTALNAVLIGSTVHFAAIPAWGALSDRIGRRPVTLIGSVGMALWAFAFFALVDSESFAVIAAAVTVGLLLHGAMYGPQAAFISEMFDTRVRYSGASMGSQLASIVAGALAPIIAVELLKEYDSSAPVALYLCLAAVVTTVTVVLARETRGRDLGRAQTDVPADPDVPADPDVPTDSHAPGETDAPGEPDGSGRPGPRAEPDARGRPADAPTPVRSGDPS; encoded by the coding sequence ATGGCCTCCCTGCCCAGCACCCCGCCCCCGCGCACGAGCCTGCCCCGCGTCGTCGCCGCAAGCCTGGTCGGCACCACCATCGAGTGGTACGACTTCTTCCTCTACGGCTCCGCCGCCGCGCTCGTGTTCAACGACCTGTTCTTCCCCACCGCCGACCCGCTCACCGGCACGCTCCTCGCCTTCATCACGTACGCCATCGGCTTCCTCGCCCGGCCGCTCGGCGGCGTCGTGTTCGGGCACTTCGGCGACAAGGTGGGGCGCAAGAAGCTGCTCGTCCTGAGCCTGCTCCTGATGGGCGGCGCCACCTTCGCCATGGGCCTGCTGCCCACGTACTCGGCCATCGGGGTCGGCGCCCCCGTCCTGCTCACCGTGTTGCGGCTCGTGCAGGGCTTCGCGCTCGGCGGCGAGTGGGGCGGCGCCATCCTGCTCGTCTCCGAGCACGGGGGCGCCGCGCACCGCGGGTTCTGGGCGGCCTGGCCGCAGTCGGGCGCCCCGGGCGGCAATCTGCTCGCCACCGGTGTGCTCGCGCTGCTCGCCGCCGTGCAGTCCGAGGCCGCCTTCGAATCCTGGGGCTGGCGCGTCCCGTTCCTGCTGTCCGGCGTCCTGGTGATGGTCGGCCTGTGGATCCGCATCTCCGTCAGCGAGTCCCCGCTGTTCCTCGAAGCGCGCGCCAAGGCCGAGGCCGCCGCCGCGCGCGGGGCCAAGGAGGAGACGCCCGTCGTCGAGGTGTTCCGCACCAACTGGCGGCAGGTCCTCACCGCCATCGGCACCCGCTTCGGCGAGAACATCTCGTACTACGTCCTCACCTCCTTCGTGCTCGTCTACGTCACCAAGCACCTGGACCTGCCCAAGTCCACCGCCCTGAACGCCGTCCTCATCGGCTCCACCGTGCACTTCGCCGCCATCCCCGCCTGGGGCGCGCTGTCCGACCGGATCGGACGGCGGCCGGTGACGCTCATCGGGTCGGTGGGCATGGCGCTGTGGGCCTTCGCCTTCTTCGCGCTCGTCGACTCCGAGTCGTTCGCCGTGATCGCGGCGGCCGTGACCGTGGGACTGCTCCTGCACGGCGCCATGTACGGGCCGCAGGCCGCGTTCATCTCCGAGATGTTCGACACCAGGGTGCGCTACTCCGGCGCCTCGATGGGCTCGCAGCTCGCCTCCATCGTCGCGGGCGCGCTCGCCCCGATCATCGCGGTGGAACTCCTGAAGGAGTACGACTCGTCGGCGCCCGTCGCGCTGTACCTGTGCCTGGCCGCCGTGGTCACCACCGTGACGGTGGTCCTCGCCCGCGAGACCCGGGGACGGGACCTCGGCCGCGCGCAGACGGACGTACCGGCAGACCCGGACGTACCGGCAGACCCGGACGTGCCGACGGATTCCCACGCGCCGGGGGAGACGGACGCACCGGGAGAACCGGACGGGTCCGGGCGGCCGGGCCCGCGGGCAGAGCCGGACGCGCGCGGGCGGCCCGCGGACGCGCCCACGCCGGTACGCTCCGGCGACCCCTCCTGA
- a CDS encoding GAF domain-containing protein, whose product MASAHARPGTRTAPAPDGTAAAALRELIGLLGRHAPAEQFARPAAAARAAGADRAQLALIEEAADAALAVRRTLDQHRRREAELSALFDTAGDLAALTDLDAVLRAIVRRARLLLRTDVAYLTLNDTAAGDTFMRVTDGCASATFQQLRLGMGEGLGGLVAQTARPYASADYRVDTRFQHTRAIDTGVGEEGLRGILGVPLRVGSRVIGVLYAADRSPRDFTPDQIALLASLADHAAVAIDGARLLEETRAALVELNAATATAHAQSQALRRAAETHDRLTDIVLRGGDVADVAEEIAALLDGGLVVQDADGTELARVGAAAPAAPARGVAASRSGGRAVHVDGVWVSAVLAGPELLGSIALGGRPDLTDSDRRLFERASLDTALLLLLRRTVAEAEDRVRGELLDDLLTAAHTSDPRRAERLALRARRLGVDLTEPTAVLVLHGEPDLRARLAARAIRHARTLRGLAGPQGGHVVLLAPTAAPGPLAERLAAELGEALGAPVTVGAAGPATGPARLPAAHAEAQRCLRALTALGRAGEGASLPDLGFVGVLLGDRTDVAGYVERVLGPVLAYDARRGTDLVRTLEAYFDQGASPARAKDVLHVHVNTVVQRLERTARLLGADWNTPARALELQLALRLNRLSR is encoded by the coding sequence ATGGCATCAGCCCACGCCCGCCCCGGCACCCGCACCGCCCCCGCCCCGGACGGCACCGCCGCCGCGGCCCTGCGGGAACTCATCGGCCTGCTCGGCCGGCACGCCCCGGCCGAGCAGTTCGCCCGCCCGGCGGCCGCGGCCCGGGCGGCCGGGGCGGACCGGGCGCAGCTCGCCCTGATCGAGGAGGCCGCCGACGCGGCCCTCGCCGTCCGCCGCACCCTCGACCAGCACCGCCGCCGCGAGGCCGAGCTGTCCGCGCTCTTCGACACCGCGGGCGACCTGGCCGCCCTCACCGACCTGGACGCGGTGCTCCGCGCCATCGTGCGCAGGGCACGGCTGCTGCTGCGCACCGACGTCGCGTATCTGACCCTCAACGACACGGCCGCGGGCGACACGTTCATGCGCGTCACCGACGGCTGCGCCTCCGCGACCTTCCAGCAGCTGCGGCTCGGCATGGGCGAGGGCCTCGGCGGGCTCGTCGCCCAGACCGCCCGGCCCTACGCCAGCGCCGACTACCGCGTCGACACCCGCTTCCAGCACACCCGCGCCATCGACACGGGCGTCGGCGAGGAGGGCCTGCGCGGCATCCTCGGCGTGCCGCTGCGGGTGGGCAGCCGCGTCATCGGCGTCCTGTACGCCGCCGATCGCAGCCCCCGCGACTTCACCCCCGACCAGATCGCGCTGCTCGCCTCGCTCGCCGACCACGCCGCCGTGGCCATCGACGGCGCCCGCCTCCTGGAGGAGACCCGCGCCGCGCTCGTGGAGCTGAACGCCGCGACGGCCACCGCGCACGCGCAGAGCCAGGCGCTGCGCCGCGCCGCCGAGACCCACGACCGGCTCACCGACATCGTGCTGCGCGGCGGCGACGTGGCCGACGTCGCCGAAGAGATCGCCGCGCTCCTCGACGGCGGTCTGGTCGTCCAGGACGCCGACGGCACCGAACTGGCCCGCGTGGGCGCCGCCGCGCCGGCCGCGCCCGCCCGCGGCGTCGCCGCGTCCCGCTCCGGCGGCCGCGCCGTGCACGTCGACGGGGTCTGGGTCTCCGCCGTGCTCGCCGGGCCCGAACTCCTCGGCAGCATCGCGCTCGGCGGTCGCCCCGACCTGACCGACAGCGACCGGCGCCTGTTCGAGCGCGCCAGCCTCGACACGGCACTGCTGCTCCTGCTGCGCCGCACGGTGGCCGAGGCCGAGGACCGGGTGCGCGGCGAACTCCTCGACGACCTGCTCACCGCCGCGCACACCAGTGACCCGCGCCGCGCCGAACGGCTCGCCCTGCGCGCCCGCCGCCTCGGCGTGGACCTCACCGAGCCCACCGCCGTGCTCGTCCTGCACGGCGAACCGGACCTGCGCGCCCGTCTGGCCGCCCGCGCGATACGCCACGCCCGCACCCTGCGCGGCCTCGCGGGCCCGCAGGGAGGCCACGTCGTACTGCTCGCCCCCACCGCCGCACCGGGCCCGCTCGCCGAGCGCCTCGCCGCCGAACTCGGCGAGGCACTCGGCGCCCCGGTGACCGTCGGCGCCGCGGGCCCCGCCACCGGACCCGCGCGGCTGCCCGCAGCCCACGCCGAGGCCCAGCGCTGTCTGCGGGCCCTGACCGCCCTCGGCCGCGCGGGCGAGGGCGCGAGCCTGCCGGACCTCGGCTTCGTCGGGGTCCTGCTCGGCGACCGTACGGACGTCGCCGGATACGTGGAGCGCGTCCTCGGGCCCGTCCTCGCCTACGACGCCCGGCGCGGCACCGACCTGGTCCGCACCCTGGAGGCCTACTTCGACCAGGGCGCGAGCCCGGCCCGCGCCAAGGACGTGCTGCACGTCCACGTGAACACCGTCGTGCAGCGCCTGGAGCGCACGGCCCGGCTCCTCGGCGCCGACTGGAACACCCCCGCCCGCGCCCTGGAGCTCCAACTCGCCCTGCGGCTCAACCGCCTGAGCCGCTAG
- a CDS encoding ATP-binding cassette domain-containing protein produces the protein MHEGAQLRTSFFTILRQIPTLIGHTAVLGWRADPVALVVVAVAQLGQAAATAFGLLATNRVLVSLFAAGPTADRVQDALPSLLGVAAASALAATLRAVSFAASGRLGPKVERIAALSMLKHVIRVEMEHMERADFHAALDSGQHGQTAARRLIEHTLGIVEAAMALLAVSGVLAVLHPALLPLLVAVVVPKAWGTVRAARRTYESVQVWLEHVRQLGALRRLLISQDAAPELRVHGAGPFLLDQFDKMAAQASDEQTRLAQLEARTDLGTSALSGLTAAATYALLAWLLTHGHMPLASGATAVLALTSGTAGLRRLVTNIHHLYEQSLFMTDLIRAREEARRRAIPATGAAVPEPPAEITFDRVTFRYPGRERNALDGVSLTVRKGQVIALVGANGSGKTTLSKLLAGLYLPSAGTVSWDGADLRALARDDVFGHVALVPQDFQRWPFTARANVAISRPAEFHDATRLDAAAAYADAHRVLDELPHGWDTLCEKGYEGGVDLSGGQWQRIALARAYFRDAAILICDEPTSSMDPAAEIDAFDKIRALASADQTIVLVTHRLHSVKEADVIFVLAEGRLVEHGDFATLMATEGPGVFRRLFELQSHQYRTDPVDGPGCPQEPLPTGTLDGVPAQPRRDRAARPGGAPASGSGG, from the coding sequence GTGCACGAGGGTGCGCAGCTGAGGACGTCGTTCTTCACCATCCTGCGGCAGATTCCCACGCTCATCGGGCACACCGCCGTCCTCGGCTGGCGGGCCGACCCGGTCGCCCTGGTGGTGGTCGCGGTGGCACAGCTGGGCCAGGCCGCCGCCACCGCGTTCGGCCTGCTCGCCACCAACCGCGTCCTGGTGTCCCTGTTCGCGGCGGGCCCGACGGCCGACCGGGTGCAGGACGCGCTGCCGTCCCTGCTGGGGGTCGCCGCCGCGAGCGCCCTCGCGGCGACGCTGCGGGCCGTGTCCTTCGCGGCCTCGGGCCGACTCGGCCCCAAGGTGGAGCGCATCGCGGCCCTCTCCATGCTCAAGCACGTCATCAGGGTCGAGATGGAGCACATGGAGCGCGCCGACTTCCACGCGGCCCTCGACTCCGGGCAGCACGGCCAGACCGCGGCGCGCCGCCTCATCGAGCACACCCTCGGCATCGTCGAGGCCGCGATGGCGCTCCTCGCCGTCAGCGGAGTCCTCGCCGTGCTGCACCCGGCGCTGCTTCCGCTGCTCGTCGCCGTGGTCGTGCCGAAGGCGTGGGGCACCGTCCGGGCGGCGCGCCGGACGTACGAGTCGGTGCAGGTGTGGCTGGAGCACGTGCGGCAACTGGGCGCCCTGCGCAGGCTGCTGATCTCGCAGGACGCGGCGCCCGAGCTGCGGGTGCACGGCGCGGGGCCCTTCCTCCTCGACCAGTTCGACAAGATGGCGGCCCAGGCCTCGGACGAGCAGACGCGCCTCGCGCAGCTGGAGGCCAGGACCGACCTCGGCACGTCGGCCCTGTCCGGACTGACGGCGGCGGCGACGTACGCCCTGCTCGCCTGGCTCCTGACGCACGGCCACATGCCGCTCGCCTCGGGGGCGACGGCCGTGCTCGCGCTGACCAGCGGCACGGCGGGGCTGCGGCGCCTGGTGACGAACATCCATCACCTCTACGAGCAGAGCCTGTTCATGACGGACCTCATCCGGGCCCGCGAGGAGGCCAGGCGGCGGGCCATCCCGGCCACGGGCGCGGCGGTGCCCGAACCGCCCGCCGAGATCACCTTCGACCGGGTGACGTTCCGCTACCCCGGCCGGGAGCGGAACGCGCTCGACGGCGTGTCCCTCACCGTCCGCAAGGGCCAGGTGATCGCCCTGGTCGGGGCGAACGGCTCCGGCAAGACGACCCTCAGCAAGCTCCTCGCGGGCCTGTACCTGCCGTCCGCGGGCACGGTCTCGTGGGACGGCGCCGATCTGCGCGCGCTGGCGCGCGACGACGTGTTCGGGCATGTGGCGCTGGTGCCGCAGGACTTCCAGCGGTGGCCGTTCACGGCCCGCGCGAACGTGGCGATCAGCCGCCCCGCCGAGTTCCACGACGCCACCCGCCTGGACGCGGCGGCCGCGTACGCCGACGCGCACCGCGTCCTCGACGAACTCCCGCACGGCTGGGACACCTTGTGCGAGAAGGGCTACGAGGGCGGCGTCGACCTCTCCGGCGGGCAGTGGCAGCGCATCGCCCTGGCCCGCGCCTACTTCCGGGACGCGGCCATCCTCATCTGCGACGAGCCCACCAGCAGCATGGACCCGGCCGCGGAGATCGACGCGTTCGACAAGATCCGCGCCCTGGCCTCGGCGGACCAGACGATCGTCCTGGTCACGCACCGGCTGCACAGCGTCAAGGAGGCCGACGTCATCTTCGTCCTCGCGGAGGGCAGACTCGTCGAGCACGGCGACTTCGCCACGCTCATGGCCACCGAGGGGCCGGGCGTCTTCCGGCGGCTGTTCGAGCTCCAGTCGCACCAGTACCGCACGGACCCGGTCGACGGCCCGGGGTGCCCGCAGGAACCGCTGCCCACGGGCACCCTGGACGGCGTGCCCGCGCAGCCGCGCAGGGACCGCGCGGCCAGGCCGGGCGGGGCCCCGGCTAGCGGCTCAGGCGGTTGA
- a CDS encoding medium chain dehydrogenase/reductase family protein, translating into MVKTTAPTATAVATATEVVLPGVVEPDGLTVRRRPAPAPGPGRVLLAMEATGVSFAEQQMRRGKYFDQPPFPFVPGYDLVGRVVATGPGVDPALVGGRYAALTKTGGWASHVAVAAADLVPVPESVASADAETLVVNGVTAWQMLHRTAQVRAGDTVVVLGANGGVGSTLAQLARIAGARVLGTASPRHHDALRRLGVTPVDYRDPELYARLRGLAPDGVRAVFDHVGGEGIVESFRLLAPGGTLVSYGTASTRDVAGSSKAPVLKLFARLALWQALPNSRHAHFYNIWAGRRRADAFRGRLRTDLEQVFALLADGSLTAQVAARVPLSRAAEALRLAESGTVTGKVVLVPDAAVPRGGDASGT; encoded by the coding sequence ATGGTCAAGACCACCGCACCCACCGCCACCGCCGTGGCCACGGCCACCGAGGTCGTCCTGCCCGGCGTCGTCGAGCCCGACGGGCTCACCGTGCGCCGCCGGCCCGCCCCCGCACCGGGTCCGGGCCGGGTGCTGCTCGCGATGGAGGCCACCGGCGTCTCCTTCGCCGAGCAGCAGATGCGCCGCGGCAAGTACTTCGACCAGCCGCCGTTCCCCTTCGTGCCGGGCTACGACCTGGTGGGGCGGGTGGTGGCCACCGGGCCCGGCGTCGACCCGGCGCTCGTCGGGGGCCGGTACGCCGCGCTGACCAAGACCGGCGGCTGGGCGAGCCACGTCGCGGTGGCCGCCGCCGACCTCGTGCCCGTACCGGAGTCCGTCGCCTCCGCGGACGCCGAGACGCTCGTGGTGAACGGCGTCACCGCCTGGCAGATGCTGCACCGCACCGCCCAGGTCCGGGCGGGCGACACCGTCGTGGTGCTCGGCGCGAACGGCGGCGTCGGCTCCACGCTCGCGCAGCTCGCCCGGATCGCGGGCGCCCGCGTCCTCGGCACCGCGTCGCCCCGCCACCACGACGCGCTGCGCAGGCTCGGCGTCACACCTGTCGACTACCGCGACCCCGAGCTGTACGCGCGCCTTCGCGGGCTCGCGCCGGACGGAGTGCGGGCGGTCTTCGACCACGTGGGCGGCGAGGGGATCGTGGAGTCGTTCCGGCTGCTCGCGCCCGGCGGCACCCTCGTGTCGTACGGCACGGCGTCCACCCGGGACGTGGCCGGGTCGTCGAAGGCCCCGGTCCTGAAGCTGTTCGCGCGCCTCGCGCTGTGGCAGGCACTGCCGAACTCCCGGCACGCGCACTTCTACAACATCTGGGCCGGGCGGCGCCGCGCCGACGCCTTCCGCGGGCGGCTGCGCACGGACCTGGAGCAGGTCTTCGCGCTCCTCGCCGACGGCAGCCTGACCGCCCAGGTCGCCGCGCGCGTCCCGCTGTCCCGGGCGGCCGAGGCCCTGCGCCTGGCCGAGTCCGGCACCGTCACGGGCAAGGTCGTCCTGGTCCCGGACGCGGCCGTGCCGCGGGGCGGCGATGCCTCCGGCACGTGA
- a CDS encoding GNAT family N-acetyltransferase, with amino-acid sequence MENPAPGQLTPEQHAPGRLALATATPDDWRVVTGWAADEGWNPGLRDAESFFAQDPEGFFVGRVDGEPVSAVSVVNYGPAYAFLGFYLVRPDARGQGHGIATWRAALAHAGDRTVGLDGVPAQQDNYRRSGFAHRHDTMRYVGPAAVGGPVSAHVRPAAEVGHEALLAYDSSCYPADRPRFLASWLGTPGHRALARVDGGRVTGYGVVRPARDGVRIGPLFADTRADAEALLDALTAGLDGALVSIDVPESHAPAVALAEARGMKPTFATARMYTGPVREFAREKVFGITTLELG; translated from the coding sequence ATGGAGAACCCGGCCCCCGGCCAGCTCACCCCCGAACAGCACGCCCCCGGCCGGCTCGCGCTCGCCACCGCCACGCCCGACGACTGGCGCGTCGTCACCGGCTGGGCGGCGGACGAGGGCTGGAACCCCGGGCTGCGGGACGCCGAGTCCTTCTTCGCCCAGGACCCGGAGGGCTTCTTCGTCGGCCGCGTCGACGGCGAGCCGGTGTCGGCCGTCTCCGTGGTCAACTACGGCCCGGCGTACGCGTTCCTCGGCTTCTACCTCGTCCGCCCCGACGCCCGCGGCCAGGGGCACGGCATCGCCACCTGGCGCGCCGCGCTCGCGCACGCCGGGGACCGCACGGTCGGCCTGGACGGCGTACCGGCGCAGCAGGACAACTACCGCCGCTCCGGCTTCGCACACCGCCACGACACCATGCGCTACGTCGGCCCGGCGGCCGTCGGCGGGCCGGTGTCCGCGCACGTGCGCCCCGCCGCGGAGGTCGGGCACGAGGCCCTGCTGGCGTACGACAGCTCCTGCTACCCCGCGGACCGGCCTAGGTTCCTAGCCTCCTGGCTGGGCACGCCCGGACACCGCGCGCTCGCCCGCGTCGACGGCGGCCGCGTCACCGGGTACGGGGTGGTGCGCCCGGCGCGTGACGGCGTACGGATCGGGCCGCTGTTCGCCGACACGCGCGCGGACGCCGAAGCGCTCCTGGACGCGCTGACCGCCGGTCTCGACGGGGCGCTCGTCTCGATCGACGTACCCGAGTCCCACGCGCCCGCGGTGGCCCTCGCCGAGGCCCGCGGCATGAAGCCGACGTTCGCGACGGCCCGCATGTACACCGGTCCGGTACGGGAGTTCGCGCGGGAGAAGGTGTTCGGGATCACCACCCTGGAGCTGGGCTGA